From Spartinivicinus ruber, the proteins below share one genomic window:
- a CDS encoding DUF2845 domain-containing protein → MLHFSRAIVITFTLVIGWALSFSSYAFRCKTKLVIEGYTTGQVINRCGNPAVREEIVVEYIRHYHDGFEASHYITKEFWVYGGSSSRFIRILTFVDNELVKIETGGYGGHIAKRVDCTAPRGNIEQGANIALVTYLCGEPNQARLVGRIKGRYLYRGYNFANQIIEEWDYFQNGMNRKHIYRFRDGILESIREEEMY, encoded by the coding sequence ATGCTTCATTTCTCTCGCGCTATAGTAATCACCTTTACTTTGGTTATTGGCTGGGCGCTATCTTTTTCAAGTTATGCCTTTCGCTGCAAAACTAAGCTGGTAATCGAGGGCTATACGACTGGCCAAGTTATCAACCGCTGTGGAAATCCTGCTGTTCGGGAAGAAATTGTTGTTGAGTATATTCGCCACTATCATGATGGCTTTGAAGCATCTCACTATATAACAAAAGAGTTCTGGGTTTATGGGGGGAGTTCTAGCCGGTTTATTCGTATTTTAACCTTTGTAGATAATGAGTTGGTGAAGATCGAGACCGGTGGTTACGGTGGGCATATTGCTAAACGGGTAGACTGTACTGCGCCTAGAGGGAATATTGAGCAGGGCGCTAATATAGCGCTGGTCACTTATTTATGTGGCGAACCTAATCAGGCCAGACTGGTAGGGCGGATCAAAGGGCGCTACCTCTATCGTGGTTACAATTTTGCTAATCAGATCATTGAGGAGTGGGATTACTTTCAAAATGGCATGAACCGTAAGCACATTTATCGGTTTAGGGATGGGATTTTAGAAAGTATTCGAGAAGAGGAAATGTACTAG
- a CDS encoding glutamate-5-semialdehyde dehydrogenase — translation MDVKAYMADVGQRARQASKIIAKAPTQQKNTALNFIAEALSASCASLLAANQQDLAQGQQKGLDAALLDRLELTPARIDAMVDGLKQVASLPDPVGEIAYLKYLPSGIQVGKMRVPLGVIGIIYESRPNVTIDAASLCLKSGNATILRGGSEAFYSNQAIAQCIQQGLQQAELPADSVQVVETVDRTAVGEMITMPEYVDVIVPRGGKGLIERISNDASVPVIKHLDGVCHVYIDSEADTEKAISIAFNAKTRRYGVCNAMETLLINEQRAADILPNLADLYIAKGVELRGCERSQAVVSGMKPACEEDWYTEYLAPILSVKVVADMAEAVEHINHYGSHHTDAIVTENYTKARAFLTEVDSSSVMVNASTGFADGFEYGLGAEIGISTDKIHARGPVGLEGLTSQKYVVLGNGHIRQ, via the coding sequence ATGGATGTGAAAGCGTATATGGCAGATGTAGGCCAACGAGCTCGCCAGGCTTCAAAAATAATTGCCAAAGCCCCCACACAGCAAAAAAACACTGCATTAAACTTTATTGCGGAAGCACTCAGTGCTTCTTGTGCGTCGCTACTCGCTGCTAACCAACAGGATCTTGCCCAAGGCCAGCAAAAAGGTCTGGATGCAGCTTTGCTTGATCGTCTTGAGTTAACTCCTGCCCGAATTGATGCAATGGTTGATGGTTTAAAGCAGGTGGCAAGCTTGCCTGATCCAGTTGGCGAAATCGCTTATCTAAAATATTTGCCCAGTGGCATTCAAGTGGGCAAAATGCGCGTTCCGCTTGGCGTTATCGGCATTATTTATGAGTCACGTCCTAATGTAACCATTGACGCAGCAAGTTTATGTCTCAAGTCAGGTAATGCCACAATTTTGAGAGGGGGCTCTGAAGCGTTTTACTCCAATCAAGCCATTGCTCAGTGCATTCAGCAAGGTCTCCAGCAGGCAGAGTTACCTGCTGATAGCGTTCAGGTAGTTGAAACCGTTGATCGGACTGCAGTGGGTGAAATGATCACTATGCCTGAATATGTTGATGTGATTGTCCCACGTGGTGGTAAAGGATTAATTGAGCGAATTAGTAATGATGCATCTGTACCAGTCATTAAGCACCTGGATGGCGTGTGTCATGTTTATATTGATAGTGAAGCAGATACAGAAAAGGCCATTTCAATTGCATTTAATGCCAAAACTCGCCGTTATGGGGTTTGTAATGCAATGGAGACTTTGTTAATTAATGAGCAGAGAGCAGCTGACATATTGCCCAACTTAGCTGATTTGTATATTGCTAAAGGGGTGGAGTTAAGAGGCTGTGAGCGTAGTCAGGCAGTAGTCTCTGGCATGAAGCCTGCGTGCGAAGAAGACTGGTACACCGAATACCTGGCACCAATCTTATCAGTAAAAGTGGTTGCTGATATGGCTGAGGCAGTTGAGCATATCAATCATTATGGCTCCCATCATACGGATGCTATCGTGACAGAAAATTACACTAAAGCCAGGGCTTTTTTGACTGAAGTTGATTCCAGCTCAGTCATGGTAAATGCTTCGACAGGTTTTGCCGATGGCTTTGAGTATGGCCTTGGTGCTGAAATTGGTATTTCAACTGATAAGATTCATGCGAGAGGGCCTGTAGGTCTTGAGGGCCTGACTTCGCAAAAATATGTGGTATTGGGGAATGGGCACATTCGCCAGTAG